The Bubalus kerabau isolate K-KA32 ecotype Philippines breed swamp buffalo chromosome X, PCC_UOA_SB_1v2, whole genome shotgun sequence genome has a segment encoding these proteins:
- the LOC129639653 gene encoding multifunctional methyltransferase subunit TRM112-like protein, with amino-acid sequence LLNLLSLYVQGVGPRGFPLRLQATEVCINPVEFNPDFIVRMIPKVEWAVLLEVVDTLHLTEVLKEPTQGYEHNEEFLRKMHHVLLEVEVLGTLQCPKSGRLFPISHGIPNMLLSDEETET; translated from the coding sequence CTTCTGAACCTACTGAGCTTGTACGTGCAGGGGGTGGGGCCCCGTGGCTTCCCCCTACGTCTCCAGGCCACCGAGGTCTGTATCAATCCTGTGGAGTTCAACCCTGACTTCATAGTGCGTATGATACCCAAAGTGGAGTGGGCGGTGCTTCTGGAGGTTGTGGACACCCTGCATCTGACCGAGGTGCTTAAAGAACCGACTCAGGGATATGAGCATAACGAGGAATTTCTGAGAAAGATGCACCACGTGCTGCTGGAGGTGGAGGTGTTGGGCACCCTGCAATGCCCAAAGTCAGGACGTCTATTCCCCATCAGCCATGGGATCCCCAATATGCTGCTGagcgatgaggaaactgagacttaa